A window of Gadus chalcogrammus isolate NIFS_2021 chromosome 16, NIFS_Gcha_1.0, whole genome shotgun sequence contains these coding sequences:
- the LOC130406681 gene encoding olfactory receptor 142-like translates to MVNSSQFPYFILTAYLDMGYLKYLYFVIVLMLYIVIVFANAFLIVTICMNRSLHEPMYVFLCSLLVNQLYGSAGLFPFLLLQIPFDTHTISRSMCFLQIYCLYTYASVEFCNLAVMSYDRYLAICCPLHYKARLTSNKVALFIALIWLYSLIKFIIPLYLNLRLTLCGNVTDRLYCHNYHVVKLACSVTTVNNIYGLFATFLTVFVPLFPILFSYTKILRVCVVGSKETRQKAVSTCSPHIASLINFSFGCCFEIFQSRFNMTSVPRIIRIVLSLYFLTIQPIFNPVIYGLRLSKIRQMCRNQFWCRKLKL, encoded by the coding sequence ATGGTCAATTCAAGCCAGTTTCCATATTTCATACTGACTGCCTACCTGGACATGGGCTATCTAAAGTACTTATATTTTGTGATTGTTTTGATGCTGTACATTGTAATTGTGTTTGCGAATGCTTTTCTCATTGTAACTATTTGTATGAATAGGAGCCTTCATGAACCTAtgtatgtttttctgtgtaGCCTGTTGGTTAATCAGCTGTACGGTAGCGCTGGTCTATTTCCATTCCTCCTGCTGCAGATCCCCTTTGACACTCACACCATATCTAGATCCATGTGTTTCCTACAGATCTACTGCTTGTACACGTATGCATCGGTGGAGTTTTGTAACCTGGCTGTGATGTCCTATGATAGGTACCTTGCTATCTGCTGTCCTCTGCATTATAAGGCTCGGCTGACCTCTAACAAGGTGGCTCTGTTCATCGCTCTCATATGGCTCTACTCTCTTATCAAGTTCATAATACCCCTTTATCTGAATCTTCGTCTAACGCTGTGTGGGAACGTCACAGATCGGCTGTACTGTCATAATTACCACGTGGTCAAACTGGCATGTTCTGTTACCACAGTTAACAATATCTACGGACTTTTTGCAACATTTCTGACCGTTTTTGTTCCATTGTTCCCCATCCTGTTCTCCTACACCAAGATCCTCAGGGTTTGTGTCGTTGGTTCTAAAGAGACCAGACAGAAAGCAGTGAGTACCTGTAGCCCCCACATCGCCTCCCTGATCAATTTCTCTTTTGGGTgttgttttgaaatatttcagAGTAGATTCAATATGACCAGTGTTCCCAGGATAATACGTATCGTTTTATCGCTGTACTTTCTCACCATCCAACCAATCTTTAACCCTGTCATTTATGGGCTGAGGTTATCTAAAATAAGACAGATGTGTAGAAATCAGTTTTGGTGTCGGAAGTTAAAGTTATAA
- the LOC130406679 gene encoding olfactory receptor 1509-like, giving the protein MVNSSQFPYFILTAYLDMGYLKYLYFVIVLILYIVIVVANAFLIVTICMKRSLHEPMYVFLCSLLVNQLYGSAGLFPFLLLQITSDTHTIARSICFLQIYCLYTCATVEFSNLAVMSYDRYLAICCPLHYKARLTSCKVALLIALIWLYSLIKFLVSTFLTFRLKLCGNVIDRLYCQIYYVTKLACSDTTVNNVWGLFASFVTIGVPLIPILFSYTKILRVCVNGSKETRQKAVSTCSPHIASLLIFTFGCGFEIFQSRYNMTSVPRILRIVLSLYFVTIQGLFNPIIYGLRLSKIRQICRNQFFRKKI; this is encoded by the coding sequence ATGGTCAATTCAAGCCAGTTTCCATATTTCATACTGACTGCCTACCTGGACATGGGCTATCTGAAGTACTTATATTTTGTGATTGTTTTGATTCTGTACATTGTGATTGTGGTTGCAAATGCTTTTCTCATTGTAACTATTTGTATGAAAAGGAGCCTACACGAGCctatgtatgtgtttctgtgtagccTGTTGGTTAATCAACTGTATGGTAGTGCTGGTCTCTTTCCATTCCTCCTGCTGCAGATCACCTCAGACACTCACACCATAGCTAGATCTATATGTTTCCTTCAGATCTACTGCTTGTACACCTGTGCCACTGTGGAGTTTAGTAACCTGGCTGTGATGTCCTATGATAGGTATCTTGCTATATGCTGTCCTCTGCATTATAAGGCTCGGCTGACCTCTTGCAAGGTGGCTCTGTTGATCGCTCTCATATGGCTGTACTCTCTTATCAAGTTCCTAGTTTCTACTTTTCTGACATTTCGTTTAAAACTCTGTGGGAACGTCATAGACCGACTATACTGTCAAATCTACTATGTGACCAAACTTGCGTGTTCTGATACCACAGTAAACAATGTCTGGGGTCTTTTTGCATCATTTGTGACCATTGGGGTTCCATTGATCCCCATCCTGTTCTCCTACACCAAGATCCTCAGGGTTTGTGTCAATGGTTCTAAAGAGACCAGACAGAAAGCAGTCAGTACCTGCAGCCCCCACATCGCCTCCCTACTGATCTTCACCTTTGGGTGTGGATTTGAAATATTTCAGAGTAGATATAATATGACCAGTGTTCCCAGGATATTGCGTATTGTTTTATCGCTGTACTTTGTAACAATCCAAGGACTCTTTAACCCTATCATTTATGGACTCAGGTTATCTAAAATAAGACAGATTTGTAGAAATCAGTTTTTCCGAAAGAAGATATAG
- the LOC130406686 gene encoding olfactory receptor 142-like — translation MVNSSQIPYFILTAYLDMGYLKYLYFVIVLMLYIVIVFANALLIVTICMKRSLHEPMYVFLCSLLVNQLYGSAGLFPFLLLQITSDTHTISRSMCFLQIYCLYTYASVEVCNLAVMSYDRYLAICCPLHYKARLTSCKVALLIALVWLYSFIKFLITLCLNLRLKLCGNVIDRLFCFNYDVVLLACSDTTLNNIYGLYGIFLSVLVPLIPILFSYTKILRVCVVGSKETRQKAVSTCSPHIASLINFSFGCCFEIFQSRFNTTSVPRIIRIVLSLYLVTIQGLFNPIIYGLRLSKIRQICSNHFCSKKDTSGFHR, via the exons ATGGTCAATTCAAGCCAGATTCCATATTTCATACTGACTGCCTACCTGGACATGGGCTATCTGAAGTACTTATATTTTGTGATTGTTTTGATGCTGTACATTGTGATTGTGTTTGCGAATGCCTTGCTCATTGTAACTATTTGTATGAAGAGGAGCCTACATGAGCctatgtatgtgtttctgtgtagccTGTTGGTTAATCAGCTGTATGGTAGCGCTGGTCTATTTCCATTCCTCCTGCTGCAGATCACCTCAGACACTCACACCATATCTAGATCCATGTGTTTCCTACAGATCTACTGCTTGTATACGTATGCATCTGTGGAGGTTTGTAACCTGGCTGTGATGTCCTATGATAGGTACCTTGCTATCTGCTGTCCTCTGCATTATAAGGCTCGGCTGACCTCTTGCAAGGTGGCTCTGTTGATCGCTCTCGTATGGCTGTACTCTTTTATCAAGTTCCTAATAACTCTTTGTCTGAATCTCCGTCTAAAGCTCTGTGGGAATGTCATAGACCGGCTATTTTGCTTCAACTACGATGTTGTCTTGCTGGCGTGTTCTGATACCACACTAAATAACATCTATGGGCTTTATGGAATATTTCTGAGTGTATTAGTTCCTCTCATCCCCATCCTGTTCTCCTACACCAAGATCCTCAGGGTTTGTGTCGTTGGTTCTAAAGAGACCAGACAGAAAGCAGTCAGTACCTGCAGCCCCCACATCGCCTCCCTGATCAATTTCTCTTTTGGGTgttgttttgaaatatttcagAGTAGATTCAATACGACCAGTGTTCCCAGGATAATACGTATTGTTTTATCGCTGTACTTGGTAACCATCCAAGGACTCTTTAACCCTATCATTTATGGACTGAGGTTATCTAAAATAAGACAGATCTGTAGTAATCACTTTTGCTCTAAGAAG GACACCAGTGGGTTCCACAGATGA
- the LOC130406687 gene encoding olfactory receptor 11A1-like, translated as MVNSSQIPYFRLTAYLDMGYLKYLYFLIVLMLYIVIVVANALLIVTICMKRSLHEPMYVFLCSLLVNQLYGSAGLFPFLLQQITSDTHTISRSMCFLQIYCIYTYATVEFCNLAVMSYDRYLAICCPLHYKARLTSNKVALLIALIWLYSFIKVLITLCLNLRLTLCGNVMDRLYCHNYYVTRLACSDTTVNNIYGLFGTFLTVFVPLIPILFSYTKILRVCVVGSKETRQKAVSTCSPHIASLINFSFGCCFEIFQSRFNMTSVPRIIRIVLSLYFLTIQPLFNPIIYGLRLSKIRQMCRNVLVCKK; from the coding sequence ATGGTCAATTCAAGCCAGATTCCATATTTCAGACTGACTGCCTACCTGGACATGGGCTATCTGAAGTACTTATATTTTCTGATTGTTTTGATGCTGTACATTGTGATTGTGGTTGCGAATGCTTTGCTCATTGTAACTATTTGTATGAAAAGGAGCCTACATGAGCctatgtatgtgtttctgtgtagccTGTTGGTTAATCAGCTGTATGGTAGTGCTGGTCTATTTCCATTCCTCCTGCAGCAGATCACCTCAGACACTCACACCATATCTAGATCCATGTGTTTCCTTCAGATCTACTGCATCTACACGTATGCAACTGTGGAGTTTTGTAACCTGGCTGTGATGTCCTATGATAGGTACCTTGCTATCTGCTGTCCTCTGCATTATAAGGCTCGGCTGACCTCTAACAAGGTGGCTCTGTTGATCGCTCTCATATGGCTCTACTCTTTTATCAAGGTCCTAATAACTCTTTGTCTGAATCTTCGATTAACACTGTGTGGGAACGTCATGGACCGGCTGTACTGTCATAACTACTATGTGACGAGACTTGCGTGTTCTGACACCACAGTTAACAATATCTACGGACTTTTTGGAACGTTTCTGACTGTTTTTGTTCCATTGATCCCCATCCTGTTCTCCTACACCAAGATCCTCAGGGTTTGTGTTGTTGGTTCTAAAGAGACCAGACAGAAAGCAGTCAGTACCTGCAGCCCCCACATCGCCTCCCTGATCAATTTCTCTTTTGGGTgttgttttgaaatatttcagAGTAGATTCAATATGACCAGTGTTCCCAGGATAATACGTATTGTTTTATCGCTGTACTTTCTCACCATCCAACCACTCTTTAACCCTATCATTTATGGACTGAGGTTATCTAAAATAAGACAGATGTGTAGAAATGTTCTTGTCTGCAAAAAGTAA
- the LOC130406682 gene encoding putative gustatory receptor clone PTE03: MVNSSQFPYFILTEYLDMGYLKYLYFVIVLMLYIVIVVANAFLIVTICMKRSLHEPMYVFLCSLLVNELYGSAGLIPFLLLQITSDSHTISRSMCFLQIYCLHTYATVEFCNLAVMSYDRYLAICCPLHYKARLTSNKVALLIALVWLYSLIKFLVSIFLTFRLKLCGNVIGRLYCQNYYVTKLACSDTTVNNVWGLFATFVTIGVPLFPIVFSYTKILRVCVNGSKETRQKAVSTCSPHIASLLIFTFGCGFEIFQSRYNMTSVPRILRIVLSLYFVTIQGLFNPIIYGLRLSKIRQICRNQFFHKKI; this comes from the coding sequence ATGGTCAATTCAAGCCAGTTTCCATATTTCATACTGACTGAATACCTGGACATGGGCTATCTGAAGTACTTATATTTTGTGATTGTTTTGATGCTGTACATTGTGATTGTGGTTGCAAATGCTTTTCTCATTGTAACTATTTGTATGAAGAGGAGCCTACATGAGCctatgtatgtgtttctgtgtagccTGTTGGTTAATGAACTGTATGGTAGTGCTGGTCTAATTCCATTCCTCCTGCTGCAGATCACCTCAGACAGTCACACCATATCTAGATCCATGTGTTTCCTTCAGATCTACTGCTTGCATACGTATGCCACTGTAGAGTTTTGTAACCTGGCTGTGATGTCCTATGATAGGTACCTTGCTATCTGCTGTCCTCTGCATTATAAGGCTCGGCTGACCTCTAACAAGGTGGCTCTGTTGATCGCTCTCGTATGGCTGTACTCTCTTATCAAGTTCCTAGTTTCCATTTTTCTGACTTTCCGTTTAAAACTCTGTGGGAACGTCATAGGCCGACTATACTGTCAAAACTACTATGTGACCAAACTCGCGTGTTCTGATACCACAGTAAACAATGTCTGGGGACTTTTTGCAACATTTGTGACCATTGGGGTTCCATTGTTCCCCATCGTGTTCTCCTACACCAAGATCCTCAGGGTTTGTGTCAATGGTTCTAAAGAGACCAGACAGAAAGCAGTCAGTACCTGCAGCCCCCACATCGCCTCCCTACTGATCTTCACCTTTGGGTGTGGATTTGAAATATTTCAGAGTAGATATAATATGACCAGTGTTCCCAGGATATTGCGTATTGTTTTATCGCTGTACTTTGTAACAATCCAAGGACTCTTCAACCCTATCATTTATGGACTGAGGTTATCTAAAATAAGACAGATTTGTAGAAATCAGTTTTTCCATAAGAAGATATAG
- the LOC130406683 gene encoding LOW QUALITY PROTEIN: olfactory receptor 10A6-like (The sequence of the model RefSeq protein was modified relative to this genomic sequence to represent the inferred CDS: deleted 2 bases in 1 codon), which produces MVNSSQIPYFLLTEYLGMGYLKYLYFVIVLMLYIVIVVANALLIVTICMKRSLHEPMYVFLCSLLVNQLYGSAGLFPFLLLQITSDTHTISRSMCFLQIYCLYTYASVEFSNLAVMSYDRYLAICCPLHYKARLTSNKVALFIALIWLYSLIKFLISLFLTFRLKLCGNVIGRLYCQNYYVTKLACFDTTVNDIWGIVTTFLTILVPLFPILFSYTKILRVCVVGSKETRQKAVSTCSPHIASLIFLFGLNQ; this is translated from the exons ATGGTCAATTCAAGCCAGATTCCATATTTCCTACTGACTGAATACCTCGGCATGGGCTATCTGAAGTACCTATATTTTGTGATTGTTTTGATGCTGTACATTGTGATTGTGGTTGCGAATGCTTTGCTCATTGTAACTATTTGTATGAAGAGGAGCCTACATGAGCctatgtatgtgtttctgtgtagccTGTTGGTTAATCAGCTGTATGGTAGTGCTGGTCTATTTCCATTCCTCCTGCTGCAGATCACCTCAGACACTCACACCATATCTAGATCCATGTGTTTCCTTCAGATCTACTGCTTGTACACGTATGCATCTGTGGAGTTTAGTAACCTGGCTGTGATGTCCTATGATAGGTACCTTGCTATCTGCTGTCCTCTGCATTATAAGGCTCGGCTGACCTCTAACAAGGTGGCTCTGTTCATCGCTCTCATATGGCTGTACTCTCTTATCAAGTTCCTAATTTCTCTATTTCTGACTTTCCGTTTAAAACTCTGTGGGAACGTCATAGGGCGGCTATACTGTCAGAACTACTATGTGACCAAACTGGCGTGTTTTGACACCACAGTAAATGACATTTGGGGAATTGTTACAACATTTCTGACCATTTTGGTTCCATTGTTCCCCATCCTGTTCTCCTACACCAAGATCCTCAGGGTTTGTGTCGTTGGTTCTAAAGAGACCAGACAGAAAGCAGTCAGTACCTGCAGCCCCCACATCGCCTCCCTGATC TTTCTCTTTGGGT TAAACCAGTGA
- the LOC130406484 gene encoding olfactory receptor 11A1-like, producing the protein MVNSSQFPYFILSAYLDMGYLKYLYFVIVLMLYIVIVFANALLIVTICMKRSLHEPMYVFLCSLLVNQLYGSAGLFPFLLLQITSDTHTISRSMCFLQIYCLYTYASVEFCNLAVMSYDRYLAICCPLHYKARLTSNKVALFIALVWLYSLIKFLVTLCLNLRLTLCGNVTDRLYCNNYYVVKLACSVTTVNNIYGLFGTFLTVFVPMFPILFSYTKILRVCVVGSKETRQKAVSTCSPHIASLINFSFGCCFEIFQSRFNMTGVPRIIRIVLSLYFLTIQPIFNPVIYGLRLSKIRQMCRNQFCFQKL; encoded by the coding sequence ATGGTCAATTCAAGCCAGTTTCCATATTTCATACTGTCTGCCTACCTGGACATGGGCTATCTGAAGTACTTATATTTTGTGATTGTTTTGATGCTGTACATTGTAATTGTGTTTGCGAATGCTTTGCTCATTGTTACTATTTGTATGAAGAGGAGCCTACATGAGCctatgtatgtgtttctgtgtagccTGTTGGTTAATCAGCTGTATGGTAGCGCTGGTCTATTTCCATTCCTCCTGCTGCAGATCACCTCAGACACTCACACCATATCTAGATCCATGTGTTTCCTTCAGATCTACTGCTTGTACACCTATGCATCTGTGGAGTTTTGTAACCTGGCTGTGATGTCCTATGATAGGTACCTTGCTATCTGCTGTCCTCTGCATTATAAGGCTCGGCTGACCTCTAACAAGGTGGCTCTGTTCATCGCTCTCGTATGGCTGTACTCTCTTATCAAGTTCCTAGTTACTCTTTGTCTGAATCTTCGTTTAACACTATGTGGGAATGTCACAGACCGGTTGTACTGTAATAACTACTATGTGGTCAAACTGGCATGTTCTGTTACCACAGTTAACAATATCTACGGACTTTTTGGAACATTTCTGACCGTTTTTGTTCCAATGTTCCCCATCCTGTTCTCCTACACCAAGATCCTCAGGGTTTGTGTCGTTGGTTCTAAAGAGACCAGACAGAAAGCAGTCAGTACCTGCAGCCCCCACATCGCCTCCCTGATCAATTTCTCTTTTGGGTgttgttttgaaatatttcagAGTAGATTCAATATGACCGGTGTTCCCAGGATAATACGTATTGTTTTATCGCTGTACTTTCTCACCATCCAACCAATCTTTAACCCTGTCATTTATGGGCTGAGGTTATCTAAAATAAGACAGATGTGTAGAAATCAGTTTTGCTTTCAGAAGTTATAG